From Ascochyta rabiei chromosome 16, complete sequence, the proteins below share one genomic window:
- a CDS encoding Aminopeptidase Y, with product MRFDLLIAGAGLLGSVSAAQKPTKFVTQKDLIKEVKLKNLIKGSEKLQRIADKYGGNRAFGGGGHNATTEWLYDSLKKYGDDYWDVYKQPFVELFTAATVKLTVAGAEVKADYLTYGPSANNVKGNLVKVSNVGCDAADYPTGVSGNVALISRGTCTFAIKAAAAKTAGAAGAIIYNNTPLQPLSGTLGGDGDYAPVVGVTQEIGNDLLAKVGNGTTEAVIFIEAIRENRTNYNVIAETKGGDKNNVLMIGGHTDSVFAGPGINDDGSGTIGVLVVAEALAKYKIKNAVRLGFWGAEEFGKLGSFHYLKTLNGSISGGAEEVAKIRAYLNFDMIASPNYVYGIYDGDGSAFNFSGPAGSDTIEKDFEKFYEANGEAHVPSLFTLRSDYAAFLENGIPSGGLFTGAEVLKTEEEARLFGGEAGVALDACYHQKCDDINNLNHDAYLLNTQSIANSVAKYALSWDGIPRPNATLRRRDAGAARFAARFDKGGHDHHGQPCGSGHDEL from the exons ATGAGGTTCGATCTGCTCATCGCCGGTGCTGGCCTGCTCGGTTCTGTGTCTGCGGCCCAGAAGCCGACCAAGTTCGTCACCCAGAAGGACTTGATCAAGGAGGTCAAGCTCAAGAACCTGATCAAGGGTTCTGAGAAACTTCAGAGGATCGCCGACAAGTACGGCGGAAACCGAGCATTCGGTGGAGGAGGTCACAATGC CACAACTGAGTGGCTCTACGACAGCTTGAAGAAGTACGGCGACGACTACTGGGATGTCTACAAGCAGCCGTTTGTTGAACTGTTCACTGCCGCCACTGTCAAGCTCACCGTTGCTGGCGCTGAGGTCAAGGCTGATTACCTCACCTACGGTCCCTCTGCCAACAACGTCAAGGGAAACCTTGTCAAGGTCAGCAACGTTGGATGTGACGCCGCCGATTACCCCACTGGTGTCTCTGGCAATGTTGCTCTCATTTCTCGTGGCACTTGCACGTTTGCCATCAAGGCCGCGGCTGCGAAGACCGCCGGCGCTGCTGGAGCCATCATCTACAACAACACCCCTCTCCAGCCTCTGTCTGGAACCCTTGGAGGAGATGGCGATTATGCGCCAGTCGTCGGCGTTACTCAAGAGATCGGCAACGACCTCCTCGCTAAAGTTGGTAACGGCACTACTGAGGCCGTGATCTTCATTGAGGCCATCCGCGAGAACCGCACCAATTACAATGTCATTGCCGAGACCAAGGGAGGAGATAAGAACAATGTTCTTATGATCGGTGGTCACACTGACTCGGTCTTCGCGGGGCCCGGAATCAACGACGATGGCTCTGGCACCATCGGCGTCCTCGTTGTCGCCGAGGCCCTTGCCAAATACAAGATCAAGAACGCTGTACGGTTAGGATTTTGGGGAGCAGAGGAGTTTGGCAAGCTAGGCTCGTTTCATTACCTTAAGACGCTGAATGGTAGCATCAGTGGTGGTGCGGAGGAGGTTGCCAAGATCCGGGCATATCTCAACTTCGACATGATAGCATCCCCCAACTACGTCTACGGCATCTACGACGGCGACGGCAGCGCGTTCAACTTCTCCGGACCGGCAGGCTCTGACACCATCGAGAAGGATTTCGAAAAGTTCTACGAGGCAAACGGCGAAGCTCACGTCCCCTCGCTCTTCACCCTGCGCTCGGATTACGCCGCCTTCCTCGAAAACGGCATCCCCTCCGGCGGTCTGTTCACAGGCGCCGAGGTCCTCAAGACCGAGGAAGAAGCCCGTCTCTTTGGCGGCGAAGCCGGCGTGGCTCTCGACGCCTGCTACCACCAGAAGTGCGACGACATCAACAACCTGAACCACGACGCGTACCTGCTGAACACGCAGAGCATCGCCAACTCGGTCGCAAAGTACGCGCTCAGCTGGGACGGTATCCCGAGGCCGAACGCTACCCTGAGGAGGAGGGATGCAGGTGCTGCTCGCTTTGCCGCGCGCTTCGACAAGGGTGGGCACGACCACCACGGCCAACCTTGTGGCTCTGGTCACGATGAGCTGTAG